The Drosophila nasuta strain 15112-1781.00 chromosome 2R, ASM2355853v1, whole genome shotgun sequence genome segment GAGCGTCTGCGAAGTCGCTTTCATCAGGTGAAACCGCATGTGGCGCTGCATCCAAATTTCGAGCGCAGCCTCAACGAACTAAAGCTGGGCGGAGTGAAATATGTGGTTGCCGACGAAGAGAATGCTCCGCCATTCGCCAGTCCCATACTCGTGACGGACAATGTGACGCATTTGTTCTTCAGCAGCAGTCCCTCGGGTGTGGTCACACTGAAAGGTTTCAATACGATTAGAGAGGCTCAGGGCATATTTGGCGCCGAGACGCCGCCTTTTAGCGCCGTGCACATCTTTGATGAGAGCATCACGAGTGTCTATGCTTTGGCCGCAATCGTCAATTGTGTGCAGTTCTATGTGAATTGTTTTGATGTTTGTACGATGCCCATTTTACCATACTATGGCATGCGGCAGAGTCGAGCTCTGCTCCATGATGGCTATCACATGGAGACTTTGGAAATTGGCGGTGTATGGAAGATCATTGCGTTCCCCTATACAACAACTCTGGTGCGTCAATGTGATTGTGTAAAGGGTGAATGTACTTGTTCATCTAAGGATAAATCTTGCGACGTCAGTTTAAAGAAGCAGACGCAGATTCTCAATATTCTTCAAATAGACGAGGACGAAGAGTCGCAAGAAAAATTAAACTAGCGTTAAGCGAAAAATATGTTACACAAACTTCAACTTCCTGACTGACTGCAATGTCTGGCCTCAGCTGGTGCTACTATCAAAGAACTACTAAGAAATTTCCCACTTCCAGTTGCCATTTCGACTGCCATGGCACATGTGGCCCATAATTTTCGCGGTAGTTGCGTTTGAATTGCATCTACAGTAGAAACTAGAAGccatttgaaattaattttttaagattAGTTGGAATTAGTTTGGATTAATTATTCGCCGTGAGattcattaaaatgaattgatTAAATAGAAAGTAAtctgtaaaataataattaacaattcaaaattataatgtTTAGTATGAACTAAAATAGTGTGACCAAAGTTGCTCTAGCTACATACATGTAAACAGTGTCAATACCGTTTCTTAAAGCTGCTTTATCGatacatataagaaaagaAGATATCGGTAATCGGCGTCGACAATTTCGACTTGTAATGCAGCAGATGAAAGTCGTTGTCGAATAGTAACATGAGTATTgtcatatttgtatattattttataatattatggaatttaaatttaagatgcaattataataaaaaaataaatacaaacttCTTTGGGAgatttcaaaaaatttgaaatttctgcatttatgtagatatattatattacatattactaaaacaaactaaaataaatttttagtttttgttttaaattttaaattttatattgtttattgtttattttttctttttatttttttttttcattctggtttgtttttatttcgtttttaaagacaattatatttcaatatttgttatCACTTTAAgaagtttttttatttacttttttggtttttattcttttgttcTGGTTTGTTATTCTTTTGTTATTAGTTATTTTAGACCCTTATATTGAATCCGTATatcttttccatttttattgcttATCTTTTATTCAAGtgaattacattttcattCGCAATTAATTCGCTTCTTGGTTAGCGAGTTATCACTGTACTTGGCCTTAGCCACAATAATTTGTCTGCATTTATCAGCCCGTGTCTGGCGCTTCCGCTTTGACAGTCTCGACTGTCAGTCGACTAAGACTACGACGGGTAGTGCGAGTACACGAACTTATGTCGCAGACTGTtggtttttaataaaactttgCGCAGCTTCCACGCGAAGTAATCGTAGAAGGGACTGATTCGCAACAGGAATTGAGCTGCTTTTGCCGAGGCCAACTATTAAACTGGCAGCGAGCCATtagttgcggctgctgctgttgatgctgcggCAGCAAGTT includes the following:
- the LOC132786985 gene encoding uncharacterized protein LOC132786985, which translates into the protein MCQIPDNFLTADLVRHPRCNKPKFDLSTVHTVSKIWTHSRFMFIFERGDLNLAAHYLAERMHEPFQPFPFASVAVHNSVKDDFIERLRSRFHQVKPHVALHPNFERSLNELKLGGVKYVVADEENAPPFASPILVTDNVTHLFFSSSPSGVVTLKGFNTIREAQGIFGAETPPFSAVHIFDESITSVYALAAIVNCVQFYVNCFDVCTMPILPYYGMRQSRALLHDGYHMETLEIGGVWKIIAFPYTTTLVRQCDCVKGECTCSSKDKSCDVSLKKQTQILNILQIDEDEESQEKLN